The following coding sequences lie in one Photobacterium sp. CCB-ST2H9 genomic window:
- the nirB gene encoding nitrite reductase large subunit NirB, with protein MQREKLLVVGNGMVGHHFIEQLVAQNAHQSYQIIVLGEERFVAYDRVHLSSLFSGSEHQDLLLSNEQWYQDNGIELLLGEQVVGIDREKQRVTLASDSQLAYDKLVLATGSYPFVPPVQGSDRDNCFVYRTLDDLSAIKTACAGAKTGAVVGGGLLGLEAANALRLLGLETHVVEFAPRLMPVQIDDAGSALLKSKVSELGVQVHTSRATTGITDGETAFHRMNFQEHAPLEVDVIVFSAGIRPQDTLASQCGLAIGERGGIIINDACQTSDPNIYAIGECALWQQRIFGLVAPGYSMARIAADQILGGDSTFSGADMSTKLKLMGVDVSAIGNSLGQGEGCQEMVFQDMRAGVYKKLVVNDTGDKLLGAILIGDNQDYDALLQCYLNGMPLPAHPAELLFDCSALQGSKDAGAIVCACHHVTRGEITAAVQAGTHDLSELKSCTKAGTGCGGCSTMVKSILDEELAALGMEVSNHLCGHFAYTRQELFHLVQVGQIKQFDDLIARHGQGMGCDVCKPAAASIFASLWNEHVLEPQHQPLQDTNDAFLANIQKDGSYSVVPRIPGGEITPEKLIVLGEVARKYDLYTKITGGQRVDLFGAQLEQLPDIWQALIDAGFETGHAYGKSLRTVKSCVGSTWCRYGVDDSIGLAIMLENRYKGLRSPHKLKFAVSGCTRECAEAQSKDIGVIATENGWNLYVCGNGGMRPRHADLLMSDLSTDALVTLIDRVLMFYVRTADRLQRTSVWLQNLEGGLDYLRSVVVDDSLGINAELEKQMHHVVETYQCEWKTTLSTPEKLARFRRFVNESGDVVSPDYRRERGQRIPVQMIEPSPENTRQTEQEGV; from the coding sequence ATGCAACGCGAAAAATTACTGGTGGTGGGCAACGGCATGGTCGGCCACCACTTCATCGAACAACTGGTGGCCCAAAATGCGCATCAGTCTTACCAGATTATTGTGCTGGGCGAAGAACGCTTTGTCGCTTACGACCGGGTTCATCTGTCGTCCCTGTTTTCCGGCAGTGAGCATCAGGATCTGCTGCTGAGCAACGAGCAGTGGTATCAGGACAATGGCATTGAGTTGTTGCTGGGAGAGCAGGTGGTCGGCATTGACCGCGAAAAACAGCGTGTCACGTTAGCAAGTGACAGTCAGCTTGCCTATGACAAACTGGTGCTGGCGACCGGCTCTTATCCTTTTGTGCCACCGGTGCAGGGCAGCGACAGAGACAACTGTTTTGTTTACCGGACGCTCGATGACCTGTCTGCCATCAAAACAGCCTGTGCCGGTGCGAAAACCGGCGCGGTCGTCGGCGGCGGGTTGCTGGGGCTGGAGGCGGCTAATGCGCTGCGTCTGCTGGGGCTTGAAACCCATGTGGTGGAATTTGCGCCACGACTGATGCCGGTTCAGATTGATGATGCCGGGAGTGCACTGCTGAAAAGTAAAGTCAGTGAACTGGGTGTTCAGGTGCACACCAGTCGGGCAACGACGGGGATTACGGACGGTGAAACCGCTTTTCACCGGATGAACTTTCAGGAGCATGCGCCACTGGAAGTGGATGTGATTGTGTTTTCCGCCGGGATCCGCCCGCAGGATACACTGGCCAGTCAGTGCGGACTGGCGATTGGCGAGCGTGGCGGCATCATCATTAACGATGCCTGTCAGACCAGCGATCCCAATATTTACGCTATCGGCGAATGTGCGTTGTGGCAGCAACGGATTTTCGGGCTGGTGGCACCGGGTTACAGCATGGCGCGGATTGCAGCGGATCAGATCTTAGGGGGCGACAGCACCTTCAGTGGCGCGGACATGAGCACCAAACTCAAACTCATGGGCGTGGACGTGTCTGCCATCGGGAACTCGCTCGGTCAGGGCGAAGGCTGTCAGGAAATGGTGTTCCAGGACATGCGTGCCGGGGTGTACAAAAAACTGGTGGTCAATGACACCGGAGACAAGCTGCTGGGCGCGATTCTGATCGGGGACAATCAGGATTATGATGCCCTGCTGCAATGTTACCTCAACGGCATGCCGCTGCCTGCACATCCGGCTGAGTTGCTGTTTGACTGTTCTGCGTTGCAGGGCAGCAAAGATGCCGGGGCGATTGTCTGTGCCTGTCATCACGTGACCCGGGGAGAGATTACGGCTGCGGTGCAGGCAGGGACTCACGACCTGTCTGAACTAAAAAGCTGCACCAAGGCCGGGACAGGCTGCGGTGGTTGCAGCACCATGGTGAAGTCGATTCTGGATGAGGAACTCGCGGCACTGGGCATGGAAGTCAGCAACCATCTCTGTGGGCATTTCGCTTATACCCGTCAGGAGCTGTTCCATCTGGTGCAGGTGGGACAAATCAAACAGTTTGACGACTTGATCGCCCGGCACGGTCAGGGCATGGGCTGCGATGTATGCAAGCCTGCGGCCGCCTCGATTTTTGCATCGTTGTGGAATGAACATGTGCTCGAACCTCAGCATCAGCCATTGCAGGATACCAATGACGCTTTTCTGGCCAACATTCAGAAAGACGGCAGTTATTCTGTGGTGCCCCGGATTCCGGGCGGGGAAATTACGCCGGAGAAGCTGATTGTTTTAGGGGAAGTCGCCAGAAAATACGATCTCTATACCAAGATCACCGGTGGTCAGCGGGTTGATTTGTTCGGGGCACAGCTCGAACAGTTGCCGGATATCTGGCAGGCCCTGATTGATGCCGGATTTGAGACCGGCCATGCCTACGGGAAATCGCTGAGAACGGTGAAATCCTGCGTCGGATCGACCTGGTGTCGGTATGGCGTCGACGATTCAATCGGCCTGGCGATTATGCTGGAGAATCGCTACAAAGGGCTGCGTTCGCCGCACAAACTCAAGTTTGCGGTGTCCGGGTGTACCCGGGAATGCGCTGAAGCACAGAGTAAAGATATCGGTGTGATTGCGACCGAAAACGGCTGGAACCTTTATGTGTGCGGCAATGGCGGGATGCGGCCGCGCCATGCCGATTTGCTGATGTCGGATCTCTCAACTGATGCACTAGTGACCCTGATCGACCGGGTGCTGATGTTCTATGTCCGTACCGCCGACCGGCTGCAACGGACATCCGTCTGGTTACAGAACCTTGAGGGCGGGCTGGACTATCTGCGCAGTGTGGTGGTGGACGATAGTCTGGGCATCAACGCTGAGTTGGAAAAGCAAATGCACCATGTGGTGGAGACTTATCAGTGCGAATGGAAAACCACGTTGTCGACGCCGGAGAAACTGGCGCGGTTCAGACGCTTCGTGAATGAAAGCGGTGACGTGGTCTCGCCGGACTACCGACGTGAACGCGGACAGCGGATTCCGGTTCAGATGATTGAGCCGTCCCCTGAAAATACCCGCCAAACTGAGCAGGAGGGCGTATGA
- a CDS encoding NHL repeat-containing protein, whose protein sequence is MGIHFLSTIGTVCTALPELPCLTSGNVSLNTPVGNCIDHYGHIWLADTAHNRLLIFDKEMAHLLAVFGSTGDGEQQFNMPFRLLAHPEQNWMYVSDIGNTRIHILEYDQALSITSVKRFGNETDVALKGPNGLAFWQGELCVADEFYEGPGGASRLVIFSEDGEYRRSLHAVETENGPIHFLWPQGLSRDEQGSLYVANTGFATVVRCDWHGQGIPFPANGKCYLDGLELARDVSVTQNRILIPGAKNSAISVYDMAGHYQGDLDGFFSPIQVTAVPDTHRMLITEPILATLQMHEIDLSRVRDGNVASTRVLSSVGDERDNPGQFHFITAVAGALDAAVKAVVPSPFVALFERWFAHQLSLQETWIKAVQPTAMPAWWNLAVTTQLEWVQRWQQTWLRVMLNDKFDDPKDVLWMVDAGNFQLQASENGKQDASLPVSLPLMPGSLGIAAYKPMQPLPGQLDPRVPMIVVSNYLSGIITVFQYDNRLGELVPYTNFGGMGREPWQFNKPQGLAIDPVSNDIFIADSGNNRIARWRLSASGVAGLVEVFGELGQGNGQFHTPTDITACEQGRLYVTDQNNNRIQIFDNGMKWVHSFGQPGYSIDSDHFLLPTSIDYDNQHLFVSDLVNRAIKVFDLNGNIVDSFSSFGADASKGQLWMPYLLHANNNHIYLPDCALNRINVYRFEHHEQEGTR, encoded by the coding sequence ATGGGTATCCATTTTCTTTCGACGATTGGCACGGTATGCACGGCTTTACCTGAACTGCCATGTCTTACTTCAGGCAATGTGTCTCTGAATACACCGGTGGGGAATTGCATCGATCATTACGGACATATCTGGCTGGCCGATACCGCGCATAATCGCCTGCTGATTTTCGATAAAGAGATGGCGCATCTGCTGGCTGTGTTCGGGTCGACCGGCGACGGTGAACAGCAGTTCAATATGCCTTTCCGGTTGCTGGCTCATCCGGAACAAAACTGGATGTATGTCAGTGACATCGGCAATACACGTATCCATATTCTTGAATATGATCAGGCGTTATCCATTACGTCTGTGAAACGATTCGGCAATGAAACAGATGTGGCTTTGAAAGGTCCGAATGGCCTGGCTTTCTGGCAAGGTGAGTTGTGTGTGGCCGATGAATTCTATGAAGGTCCGGGCGGCGCCAGCCGACTGGTGATTTTTTCAGAAGATGGTGAATACCGCCGTTCATTACATGCGGTGGAAACTGAGAATGGTCCCATCCATTTTCTCTGGCCGCAGGGACTGAGCCGGGATGAGCAGGGTTCTCTGTATGTGGCGAATACGGGATTCGCGACGGTTGTGCGTTGCGACTGGCATGGTCAGGGCATTCCGTTTCCGGCGAATGGGAAATGCTATCTGGATGGTCTTGAGCTGGCGCGTGATGTGTCGGTGACCCAGAATCGTATTCTGATCCCGGGGGCCAAAAACAGTGCCATTTCGGTCTATGACATGGCGGGCCACTATCAGGGGGATTTGGACGGTTTCTTCTCGCCGATTCAGGTCACGGCTGTGCCGGACACCCACCGAATGCTGATCACTGAGCCGATTCTGGCGACGTTGCAAATGCATGAGATTGACTTGTCCCGTGTGCGCGACGGCAACGTGGCATCCACCCGGGTGCTGAGCTCCGTGGGGGATGAACGGGATAATCCGGGTCAGTTTCATTTCATCACTGCGGTTGCCGGCGCACTGGATGCTGCGGTCAAAGCTGTGGTCCCTTCCCCTTTTGTGGCGCTGTTTGAACGCTGGTTTGCGCATCAGTTGTCCCTGCAGGAAACCTGGATCAAGGCGGTTCAGCCAACCGCGATGCCTGCCTGGTGGAATCTGGCCGTCACCACTCAGTTGGAATGGGTGCAGCGTTGGCAGCAAACCTGGCTCCGGGTGATGCTCAATGACAAATTTGATGATCCCAAGGATGTCCTCTGGATGGTTGATGCCGGGAACTTCCAGTTACAGGCCAGTGAAAATGGCAAACAGGATGCGTCTTTGCCCGTCAGCCTGCCATTAATGCCCGGCTCGTTAGGCATTGCCGCTTACAAGCCCATGCAGCCATTACCCGGACAACTGGATCCGCGTGTCCCGATGATTGTCGTGAGCAATTATCTCAGTGGCATCATCACTGTTTTTCAGTATGACAACCGGTTGGGTGAACTGGTGCCTTATACCAACTTCGGGGGCATGGGCCGTGAGCCGTGGCAGTTCAATAAACCACAGGGTCTGGCCATCGACCCGGTCAGCAACGATATCTTTATTGCCGACTCCGGGAATAACCGGATTGCTCGCTGGCGTCTGAGTGCATCAGGTGTGGCGGGGCTGGTTGAAGTGTTTGGTGAACTGGGACAGGGCAATGGGCAGTTCCACACGCCGACCGATATTACAGCCTGCGAACAGGGCCGGCTTTATGTTACGGACCAGAATAATAACCGGATTCAGATTTTTGATAATGGAATGAAGTGGGTTCACAGCTTTGGTCAGCCGGGTTACAGCATCGACAGCGATCATTTTCTGCTGCCTACCAGCATTGACTATGACAATCAGCACCTGTTTGTTTCAGATCTGGTGAACCGGGCGATCAAAGTTTTTGACCTGAATGGCAATATTGTCGACAGTTTCAGCAGTTTTGGCGCAGATGCCAGCAAAGGGCAACTTTGGATGCCATATTTGCTGCATGCCAATAATAACCATATTTACCTGCCGGATTGTGCGTTAAACCGAATCAATGTGTACCGTTTTGAGCACCATGAGCAAGAAGGAACCAGATGA
- a CDS encoding ANTAR domain-containing response regulator, whose product MKKIVVCSDCTREQASLTGQLAAAYDDVTGCGFRQFAALVSQAQSGVLVISWARADAELRQMVEQAGCLGWPLVVMVRQLEPQDIHRLPGPNGYVLLPGDSATALSVWVERAWQVRQVQCQLKKELVTLNRRLEERRLIEQAKGLLMKLHGLDESEAYKLLRNAAMQQSQSLGQIAKNLLISLNR is encoded by the coding sequence ATGAAAAAGATCGTGGTGTGCAGTGACTGCACCCGGGAGCAGGCCAGTCTGACGGGACAGCTGGCCGCTGCTTATGATGACGTGACTGGCTGTGGTTTCCGTCAGTTTGCAGCGCTGGTCAGTCAGGCGCAAAGCGGAGTTCTGGTGATCAGCTGGGCCAGAGCAGATGCCGAATTACGGCAGATGGTGGAGCAGGCCGGTTGTTTGGGCTGGCCGCTGGTGGTCATGGTTCGCCAGCTGGAACCTCAGGATATTCACCGGCTGCCCGGACCCAATGGTTATGTGCTTTTACCTGGTGACTCGGCAACGGCGCTGAGTGTGTGGGTAGAAAGGGCATGGCAGGTCCGGCAGGTACAGTGTCAGCTTAAAAAGGAGCTGGTCACTCTGAACCGGCGGCTGGAGGAGCGGCGCTTGATTGAGCAGGCCAAAGGGCTGCTGATGAAGCTGCACGGGCTGGATGAATCCGAGGCTTACAAACTGCTTCGCAATGCGGCGATGCAGCAGAGTCAGAGTCTGGGACAGATTGCGAAGAACTTACTGATCAGTCTGAATCGATAG
- a CDS encoding ABC transporter ATP-binding protein, which yields MSREYLLLSYLGMRFPTPNGEFVALKDVNFSIEKGEFISLIGHSGCGKSTVLNLVAGLLDATDGGVILEGREISGPGPERAVVFQNHALLPWLTVYQNVELAVKQVSKGKTSAAVRDEVMHYLQLVHMDHAHDKRPDEISGGMKQRVGIARALAMEPKVLLMDEPFGALDALTRAHLQDALMAIQAELKNTVIMITHDVDEAVLLSDRIVMMSNGPEATIGEVLEISLPRPRDRVALADAPDYQRLRQSVLRFLYEKQRKVAPIPEPDSVSKPVSEKNRNEKVA from the coding sequence ATGTCTCGTGAATATTTACTACTCAGTTATCTGGGGATGCGCTTCCCGACGCCCAACGGTGAGTTTGTGGCACTGAAAGACGTGAATTTCAGCATTGAGAAAGGCGAATTCATCTCTCTGATTGGTCACTCAGGCTGCGGTAAGTCCACGGTACTGAATCTGGTCGCCGGGCTGCTGGATGCGACGGATGGCGGCGTCATTCTGGAAGGGCGGGAAATTTCCGGTCCCGGTCCCGAGCGGGCGGTCGTGTTTCAGAATCACGCTTTACTGCCCTGGCTGACGGTGTATCAGAACGTTGAACTGGCGGTGAAACAGGTCAGCAAAGGTAAAACGTCAGCAGCGGTTCGGGATGAGGTGATGCACTACCTGCAACTGGTGCACATGGACCATGCCCATGACAAACGGCCGGATGAAATTTCCGGCGGCATGAAGCAACGGGTCGGTATTGCCCGGGCGCTGGCGATGGAGCCGAAAGTGCTGCTGATGGATGAACCCTTTGGGGCACTGGATGCCCTGACCCGGGCACATTTACAGGATGCGCTGATGGCGATTCAGGCTGAGCTGAAGAACACCGTCATCATGATCACTCACGACGTGGACGAAGCCGTGCTGCTGTCGGATCGCATTGTGATGATGAGTAACGGCCCCGAGGCCACCATTGGCGAAGTGCTGGAGATCAGCCTGCCACGTCCCCGGGATCGGGTCGCGCTGGCGGATGCTCCGGATTATCAGCGTCTTCGGCAGAGTGTGCTGCGTTTTCTGTACGAGAAGCAGCGCAAAGTGGCGCCGATTCCGGAACCGGATTCGGTTTCAAAGCCGGTGTCAGAGAAAAACCGCAACGAAAAAGTGGCCTGA
- the nirD gene encoding nitrite reductase small subunit NirD, translating to MSWLKVCHLDDLIVNSGMGAMVHDTQLALFYLPSQQPGIFVLDNWDPIGRAFVISRGIVGDIQGELSVASPLYKQHFSLHTGQCLEQPEVRVRVWPVRVEDGEVWVNTAALSM from the coding sequence ATGAGCTGGTTGAAAGTTTGTCATCTGGATGATCTGATTGTGAATTCAGGCATGGGTGCGATGGTCCATGATACACAGCTGGCGCTGTTTTATCTGCCGTCTCAGCAGCCCGGCATTTTTGTACTGGATAACTGGGACCCGATTGGCCGGGCCTTTGTGATTTCGAGGGGAATTGTCGGGGATATCCAGGGTGAATTGAGTGTGGCATCGCCGCTTTATAAACAGCACTTCAGTCTGCACACGGGTCAGTGTCTTGAACAGCCGGAAGTCCGCGTCCGGGTCTGGCCGGTCAGGGTCGAAGACGGCGAGGTGTGGGTGAACACTGCAGCATTATCAATGTAA
- a CDS encoding CmpA/NrtA family ABC transporter substrate-binding protein gives MIAGAVSASLLSVPVLAKVGPPEKDELKFGFIKLTDMAPLAVAYENFFFEDEGLYVTLEAQANWKVLLDRVIDGELDGAHMLAGQPIGATIGIGTQANVVTAFSMDLNGNAITVANHVWEAMKPQVAKTADGKPRHPVKADLLKPVIASYQAAGKPFKMGMVFPVSTHNYELRYWLAAGGIHPGYYDPIHGDNSGQQQADVLLSVTPPPQMPATLEAATIQGYSVGEPWNQQAVFKGIGVPVITDYDIWRNNPEKVFGVSQAWADAYPNTHIRVVKALIRAAHWLDENNANREAAVRMLARSQYVGADAKVIANSMTGTFEYEKGDKRPAPDFNVFFRYNATYPYYSDAVWTLTQMRRWGQIPEAKPDDWYQSIAKQVYRPEIYRQAAEALIAEGKMKAADFPDFDKEDGFRPPQNGFIDQITFDGHQPNAYLNQFAIGLKGNDKL, from the coding sequence ATGATTGCTGGCGCTGTCAGTGCCAGTCTGCTGTCGGTGCCGGTACTGGCCAAGGTCGGGCCGCCGGAAAAAGATGAGCTGAAATTCGGCTTTATTAAGCTGACGGACATGGCACCGCTGGCGGTGGCCTATGAAAACTTCTTTTTTGAAGACGAAGGACTGTACGTCACGCTGGAAGCACAGGCGAACTGGAAAGTGCTGCTGGACCGGGTGATCGACGGTGAACTGGACGGCGCCCATATGCTGGCCGGGCAGCCGATTGGTGCCACCATTGGCATTGGCACCCAGGCTAATGTGGTGACCGCGTTCAGTATGGATCTCAACGGTAATGCGATCACGGTGGCCAATCACGTGTGGGAAGCCATGAAACCGCAGGTGGCGAAAACCGCCGACGGAAAGCCCAGGCACCCGGTGAAAGCGGATCTGCTCAAGCCTGTGATTGCGTCTTATCAGGCGGCGGGCAAGCCGTTCAAGATGGGCATGGTTTTCCCGGTGTCGACCCACAATTATGAGCTGCGTTACTGGCTGGCCGCAGGGGGTATCCACCCCGGCTATTACGACCCGATTCATGGTGACAACAGCGGTCAGCAACAGGCGGATGTGCTGCTGAGTGTGACGCCACCGCCGCAAATGCCCGCCACCCTCGAAGCGGCAACCATACAGGGCTACAGCGTCGGTGAGCCTTGGAATCAGCAGGCCGTTTTCAAAGGGATTGGTGTGCCCGTGATTACGGATTACGACATCTGGCGGAATAACCCGGAGAAAGTTTTCGGGGTCAGTCAGGCCTGGGCCGATGCCTATCCCAACACCCATATCCGGGTTGTGAAAGCGCTGATCCGTGCGGCTCACTGGCTGGATGAGAACAATGCCAACCGTGAAGCGGCTGTCAGGATGCTGGCTCGCAGCCAGTATGTCGGTGCCGATGCGAAGGTGATTGCCAACAGTATGACCGGCACCTTTGAGTACGAAAAAGGAGACAAACGCCCGGCGCCGGACTTCAATGTGTTTTTCCGTTACAACGCAACGTATCCCTACTACAGCGATGCCGTCTGGACACTGACGCAGATGCGTCGCTGGGGTCAGATCCCTGAAGCCAAACCTGACGACTGGTACCAGTCCATCGCGAAGCAGGTCTACCGACCGGAGATTTACCGGCAGGCTGCCGAAGCCCTGATTGCCGAAGGCAAGATGAAAGCAGCTGATTTTCCTGATTTCGACAAGGAAGACGGTTTCCGGCCGCCGCAGAACGGATTTATCGATCAGATCACCTTTGACGGCCATCAGCCCAATGCGTACCTCAATCAGTTCGCGATTGGTCTGAAAGGCAACGACAAACTTTAA
- a CDS encoding ABC transporter permease, whose amino-acid sequence MASIITLPALPKPARVIQHSRALALPLLGIAVFLLLWHLAASQVQTSLGTLPGPVQTWQQFTNLVAEHQHERDREAAFYARQDKRNAAKLGQNLQAEVRVREYTGKPTFFDQIGTSLLTVMAGFLLATAIAIPAGIVLGLNQGLYAALNPVIQLLKPVSPLAWLPIVTMVVSALYVSDDPRVAKSFLNSLFTVAMCSLWPTLINTAVGVTGVDQDLLNVSRVLKLSRWQHVRTIVLPSSVPMVFTGLRLSLGVAWMVLIAAEMLAQNPGLGKFVWDEFQNGSAASLGRIMVAVVTIGFIGLLLDRSMLSLQRHFSWNQQLSQH is encoded by the coding sequence ATGGCTTCCATCATCACGTTGCCTGCACTGCCGAAACCGGCTCGGGTGATCCAGCACAGCCGGGCGCTGGCACTGCCGCTGTTGGGCATTGCCGTCTTCTTGCTGCTCTGGCACTTGGCGGCCAGTCAGGTGCAGACCTCTCTGGGCACACTGCCGGGACCGGTACAGACCTGGCAGCAGTTCACCAATCTGGTCGCGGAACACCAGCATGAACGGGATCGTGAGGCTGCATTTTATGCGCGTCAGGATAAGCGCAATGCCGCAAAGCTGGGTCAGAACCTGCAGGCTGAAGTCCGTGTCCGGGAATACACCGGGAAACCGACCTTCTTCGACCAGATCGGCACCAGTTTACTGACGGTGATGGCCGGATTTCTGCTGGCGACTGCGATTGCCATTCCGGCGGGCATTGTGCTCGGACTGAACCAAGGGCTGTATGCCGCATTGAACCCGGTGATCCAGCTGCTGAAACCGGTCTCACCGCTGGCCTGGCTGCCGATTGTCACCATGGTGGTCAGTGCGCTGTATGTCAGTGACGATCCGCGGGTTGCCAAATCTTTTCTCAACTCTCTCTTTACGGTGGCGATGTGCAGCCTGTGGCCGACGCTGATTAACACGGCTGTGGGTGTGACAGGCGTGGATCAGGATCTGCTCAATGTCAGCCGGGTGCTCAAACTTTCACGCTGGCAGCATGTGCGCACCATCGTGTTGCCGTCCTCCGTGCCGATGGTGTTTACCGGTCTGCGTTTGTCGCTGGGGGTGGCCTGGATGGTGCTGATTGCTGCTGAGATGCTGGCGCAGAATCCGGGGCTGGGCAAGTTTGTCTGGGATGAATTCCAGAACGGCAGTGCCGCATCCTTAGGCCGGATCATGGTGGCCGTGGTCACCATTGGTTTCATCGGTCTGCTGCTCGATCGGAGCATGCTCAGTTTGCAGCGTCATTTTTCATGGAATCAACAGCTGAGCCAGCACTGA
- a CDS encoding methyl-accepting chemotaxis protein — translation MRTWLSGFSIAARIWVLLVLFALGLLVNTLVNASKTREFMRGNYEHGVANLVDSAMGVISHYHSLSVSGEMTEAEAKQAALQAVAAMRFDHGNYVFVGDNQGVQLVSGVQALIGKNTLNLKDGAGVYFVQQLYEKAKQGGGFVDYEWPSARDKTVLEPKTSYAVQFVPWQWLVGSGMNMVALQEDIRQAEMMSMMNAGGMLLVLSALIALIIRSITSPLKQTVAAMQALSRGEGDLTQRLNEQGADELSVLSRYFNQFVASVQGIMLQINTAGSQVAAAANQVSSSIHTVDSNLNQQQNDVEQLAAAMTEMLATVEEVSRRTVEANDASLSAAKGTKSGKLIVDKNVEEANALAENIDQASQVVEQLAADSRNVDTVLEVIRGIAEQTNLLALNAAIEAARAGEAGRGFAVVADEVRTLSQRTQESTLEIQKIVEQLQLGAGNAVKVMETGTEKAKNASKISEDAGEALNVINGEVQTIQAMNQHIATATEQQTLTLNDINSNVVSLKDMSLSVASESNQMAQASDELIHVSSDLMKMIHRFKLA, via the coding sequence ATGAGAACCTGGTTGTCTGGTTTCAGCATTGCAGCACGAATTTGGGTGCTGCTGGTGCTGTTTGCGCTTGGTTTGCTGGTCAATACGCTGGTGAATGCCAGCAAGACGCGTGAGTTCATGCGAGGAAATTATGAGCATGGCGTCGCGAATCTGGTGGATAGTGCGATGGGGGTGATCAGTCATTACCACAGCCTGAGTGTTTCGGGCGAAATGACTGAAGCGGAGGCGAAGCAAGCCGCACTTCAGGCCGTTGCAGCCATGCGTTTTGATCACGGAAACTATGTGTTTGTGGGGGATAACCAAGGGGTGCAGCTCGTCAGTGGCGTGCAGGCGCTCATTGGTAAAAATACGCTGAACCTGAAAGATGGTGCCGGGGTGTATTTTGTGCAGCAACTCTATGAGAAAGCGAAGCAGGGCGGTGGTTTCGTTGATTATGAGTGGCCTTCCGCCAGGGATAAAACGGTTCTGGAGCCTAAAACGAGCTACGCGGTGCAATTTGTGCCCTGGCAATGGCTGGTGGGCAGCGGGATGAATATGGTCGCGTTGCAGGAAGATATCCGCCAGGCTGAAATGATGTCAATGATGAATGCCGGCGGGATGTTGCTGGTACTGTCTGCGCTGATTGCATTGATTATCCGTTCTATCACTTCGCCGTTGAAGCAGACCGTTGCCGCGATGCAGGCGCTCTCCCGGGGGGAAGGCGATCTGACCCAGCGTCTGAATGAGCAAGGTGCTGATGAGCTGTCCGTTTTATCCCGGTACTTTAATCAGTTTGTGGCTTCGGTACAGGGGATCATGCTGCAGATCAATACGGCCGGTTCTCAGGTTGCAGCGGCTGCGAATCAGGTGTCCTCATCGATTCACACCGTGGACAGCAATCTGAACCAGCAGCAAAATGATGTGGAGCAGTTGGCAGCGGCCATGACGGAGATGCTGGCGACTGTTGAAGAAGTCAGCCGCCGTACAGTTGAAGCCAATGATGCCAGTTTGTCTGCTGCGAAAGGGACCAAAAGCGGAAAACTGATTGTCGATAAGAATGTCGAGGAAGCCAACGCGCTGGCTGAGAATATTGATCAGGCCAGTCAGGTGGTTGAACAGCTGGCAGCAGACAGCCGGAATGTGGATACCGTACTGGAAGTGATCCGGGGCATTGCCGAACAGACCAACCTACTGGCACTGAACGCAGCGATTGAAGCTGCCCGGGCCGGTGAAGCCGGGCGTGGCTTTGCAGTGGTGGCCGATGAAGTGCGGACATTGTCGCAACGGACACAGGAATCGACGCTGGAAATTCAGAAGATTGTCGAGCAGTTACAGCTTGGTGCTGGAAATGCCGTGAAAGTGATGGAAACAGGGACGGAAAAAGCAAAAAATGCTTCCAAAATCTCTGAGGATGCCGGTGAGGCGCTGAATGTGATTAATGGTGAAGTGCAGACCATTCAGGCCATGAATCAGCATATCGCAACGGCAACCGAGCAGCAGACGCTGACACTGAACGACATCAACAGCAATGTTGTCAGTCTGAAAGATATGTCGCTGTCGGTCGCATCAGAGTCGAATCAGATGGCACAGGCCAGCGATGAACTGATCCATGTTTCATCGGATCTGATGAAGATGATTCACCGGTTTAAACTGGCTTAA